Genomic DNA from Telopea speciosissima isolate NSW1024214 ecotype Mountain lineage chromosome 2, Tspe_v1, whole genome shotgun sequence:
CTGCCCCCCTATTAAAGctcttcaattcccaaaaaaaaaaataataataataaaaaattaaaagattaaaagtcatgaaagaatttaatttatcaaaattatcatcaaggaagaaaaagaaaaccccaTCAAATCATCAATACAACTAAAAGTCTAAAGctcttgatttcttttttctctgtttttctcaATATTGAGAACTGTACATAAttgcattcttttttttttgattttttttttttttgtttcccagcTACAATCaagggaaggaaagggaagggaagtcgggagaaaaccaaaatcgaaaatTTGAATGGTTTTCTCTTCAATTAAGTCTCGAGGAAACCAGTCATTCTGAGAATGGAGTTCCTGAATCGGCTCAAATCACGACCTTTGAGAGTTCTCCCATTGCCTGTACAGACAGAGAAAGCCATCTGATCTGTCAATCTGCCGGCGACCATCAAGTGAGGAGGCATCATTTCTGCATCATCGAGTTCGTCGTCACTTTCATTTGAATCCGAGTAATGAAATGACGAATTGTTATTATTACTCCCTTGGTTCAAGTTGCAGGGGATTGTAACCGGAAGGGAATGAGATGAGTTGCTCCGCttgctcctcttcttcttccgcaGTTGACCCGAATTATGTTGAGCAGCAGCAGAGTTGTTGTTGGTGTTGATGAACATCTCGGCTGGATTGACGTTCTCGTCTTGGAAAACGCTGCGGTAAAGCCGATTCTCTCTCGGGTGTGATTGCTGTGGCCAAAACACATCTGACTCTTGAAATTCTTCTTCAGCCATTCCTTGTTGGGTGGGTCTGTAAAGATACAGAACAATGAGACGAAAGAAAGAGATTGGATGTGTTCAGTGATTTATGGAAGCCAATAGAAATTGGAGAATGGTGAGGTGAAGGTATTGGGTGGatttatatatagagagagagagagagagacagaaaacAGAATTGAAGAGACGATGATTTCATTGAATTGTGTCGTGTGGGTGTGGAATATGAACCGTACTGATCGTACTTTGATTGTTCGTCTGATGGCATCATCCTAAAGGCATTAactgctcctcctcctctctctctctctctctctctctctctgtacagtaatactaatatattattaCTATGCCACAAAGGAGTAAAGCCCTAAGCAGCTCCCTTACTTACGGCTCACGGGTTATTATgatattttaatggaaaaaaaaaacatgcatgGCATTGACAGCAATTTGAATCCTCTACTGCCTAGTTGCCCGAAAGGACCGTGCTCTCTAGCCACGGCGAGGCGTGCTATGACTACCTCACctctgcccgagcaccttgccctaGGGAGGGTAAGGCGGTTATTGCGCGCCTCACCATGTcttggcagcacggtcctaccaggtagctcgacagtagaggatctggatcccattGACAGCGGGGCCTTGCACCATGGTTCGTAATATTGGATCGGATCGATCGATATTGGCTGGATCGGATCAGTATCAGTCGAGGCTGATCCCGAGATTAGACAGATACAGTAAGATTTGACTGGATCATTCCCTGGATCAGTCGATCCGATCCTTGACCAATCAACTGAATATTTTTGGATTtctcaaagtttttaagtttttttttttattattaacttGACCGATACTAACCAATACCAACCGATATTGACTGATCGAATCCAGAtaatatcggccgatccgatcttGAGATCACAACAATTATCAACTCTGGCTGATACATGATCCGATCCATACAAAAACtattttggtgggggggggatTTGTGACCAATCTTTATCGATTTGTACCGATTCGATCCCGATCCGAAAAGGTTTCAGCCATGACCGATACCGAATCcaatacctggattttgaaccttgcacTGCACTCTACAAAAATGAGGTAAATGACCCGCCCCACACCATGAAAGCTAAAAATTCCGCTCCTGTTCATTGTCTCACACGCGCTGTGACTGACCAGCGTTGACGTTGGGGCCATGCTGCTAGGCAAAGAACCCTCTCCTTATTTTAATGtaggttttcattttcttcgTACACAAAACCAAATCCGCATCTATTTTATTACAATTCCAATTTATCAGATTAAACCTTAGAAATCCAATATGAATCCGTCTGTTAGAATTAAAATTGGATCCAACTTATTCCGATCAGATTCAGATTCCTCAAACCATAGACTCAACTCTAAAAATTTAGCTCAACTACGTCAACAAACACAGCCACATGAAACGACCACCCTACTCCTTTGTGGATGCCCATGCGCACACTCACATTGGTCCAGGCGTGATGTTATTTATGGTACTTGTCACTAAGCTAAAAATAATCCCTTTTCATATGGGAGAAAGTCTGTAGCATGTGCGGATTATTGCCTTCAACGACTCTGCTTGTAGTCATATTTAATTATAAGAGAATGTCTCTGTGCTGGGGGCGCaagctgcacccagacacatgggggtgggcgcaatgaccaccctgcccccttgagtggtaggcccatgtgtctgggcgcaacttATGCTGCG
This window encodes:
- the LOC122651108 gene encoding uncharacterized protein LOC122651108, with protein sequence MAEEEFQESDVFWPQQSHPRENRLYRSVFQDENVNPAEMFINTNNNSAAAQHNSGQLRKKKRSKRSNSSHSLPVTIPCNLNQGSNNNNSSFHYSDSNESDDELDDAEMMPPHLMVAGRLTDQMAFSVCTGNGRTLKGRDLSRFRNSILRMTGFLET